In Bos taurus isolate L1 Dominette 01449 registration number 42190680 breed Hereford chromosome 11, ARS-UCD2.0, whole genome shotgun sequence, one DNA window encodes the following:
- the CARD9 gene encoding caspase recruitment domain-containing protein 9 isoform X2, producing the protein MQAMSDYENEDACWSALEGFRVKLISAIDPARVTPYLRQCNVLSPDDEEQVLSDPSLVTRKRKVGVLLDILQRTGHKGYVAFLESLELYYPQLYRKVTGKEPTRVFSVIIDASGESGLTQLLMSEVMKLQRKVQELTALLGSRDDLAEELRVKDSLLRKLQERVQRLKEACEAGSRELQRCKDENYDLALRLARQSEERDAALTGHRGLLLEIDRLKHSLMRAEDDCRVERKHTLKLRHAMELRPSQELLWELQQEKALLQARVQGLEASVQEGKADPGRPHVQVPEEDWQRVQRDLQQQAATIFSLRKDLRQAEALRTRSAEEKETLELQCLALRRDSKMYKDRIEAILQQMEEVAIERDQATLMREELHAQHARSLQDKDALRKQVRELSEKVDELQLQLFQREGQLLAVEGKLRRRQLDALILSSDLEDSSPRNSQEDLEDTQLSDKGSLAIGESPEQPSVALQEEQLSLTPEDAGLNGREPPEKEKGRRRLKESFENYRRKRALRKMQLGARQGEADGENTTGSDNTDTEGA; encoded by the exons ATGCAAG ccatgtCCGACTATGAGAACGAGGACGCATGCTGGAGCGCCCTGGAGGGCTTCCGGGTGAAGCTCATCTCTGCCATCGACCCCGCCCGCGTGACGCCCTACCTGCGCCAGTGCAACGTGCTGAGCCCCGACGACGAGGAGCAGGTGCTCAGCGACCCCAGCCTGGTCACCCGCAAGCGGAAAGTGG GAGTGCTCCTGGACATCCTGCAGCGGACGGGCCACAAGGGCTACGTGGCCTTCCTCGAGAGCCTGGAGCTGTACTACCCGCAGCTCTACAGGAAAGTCACGGGCAAGGAGCCCACCCGCGTCTTCTCCGTGATCATCG ACGCCTCTGGCGAGTCAGGCCTGACGCAGCTGCTAATGAGCGAGGTGATGAAGCTGCAGAGGAAGGTGCAGGAGCTGACGGCGCTGCTGGGCTCCAGAGACGACCTCGCCGAGGAGCTGCGCGTGAAGGACAGCCTGCTGCGCAAGCTCCAGGAGCGTGTGCAGCGGCTCAAGGAGGCCTGCGAGGCGGGCAGCCGCGAGCTCCAGCGCTGCAAGGACGAGAACTACGACCTGGCCCTGCGCCTGGCCCGCCAGAGCGAGGAGCGCGACGCGGCCCTCACGGGGCACCGCGGGCTGCTGCTGGAG ATCGACCGGCTGAAGCACAGCCTCATGAGGGCGGAAGACGACTGCAGGGTTGAGCGCAAGCACACGCTGAAGCTCAGGCATGCCATGGAGCTGCGGCCCAGCCAGGAGCTGCTCTGGGAGCTGCAGCAGGAGAAGGCGCTGCTGCAGGCGCGCGTGCAGGGCCTGGAGGCCTCGGTGCAG GAGGGGAAGGCGGACCCGGGCCGCCCCCACGTCCAGGTGCCAGAGGAGGACTGGCAGCGGGTGCAGCGGGACCTGCAGCAGCAGGCCGCCACCATCTTCTCCCTGCGCAAGGACCTGCGCCAGGCCGAGGCCCTACGCACCCGG AGCGCGGAGGAGAAGGAGACGTTGGAGCTGCAGTGCCTGGCCCTGCGGAGGGACTCCAAGATGTACAAGGACCGCATCGAGGCCATCCTGCAGCAgatggaggaggtcgccattgaAAGGGACCAG GCCACCCTGATGCGGGAGGAGCTGCACGCGCAGCATGCACGCAGCCTGCAGGACAAGGACGCGCTGCGGAAACAGGTCCGCGAGCTGAGTGAGAAGGTGGACGAGCTCCAGCTGCAGCTGTTCCAGCGCGAGGGCCAGCTGCTGGCCGTGGAGGGCAAGCTCCGGCGGCGGCAGCTAGACGCGCTCATCCTG AGCTCTGATCTAGAGGACAGCTCACCCAGGAATTCCCAGGAG GATCTGGAGGATACCCAGCTCTCAGACAAAG GCAGCCTGGCCATCGGGGAGAGCCCGGAGCAGCCGTCTGTGGCTCTGCAGGAGGAACAGCTATCACTGACCCCAGAG GACGCAGGACTGAACGGCCGGGAGCccccagagaaggagaagggccgGCGGCGCCTCAAGGAGAGCTTCGAGAACTACCGCAG
- the CARD9 gene encoding caspase recruitment domain-containing protein 9 isoform X1 produces the protein MQAMSDYENEDACWSALEGFRVKLISAIDPARVTPYLRQCNVLSPDDEEQVLSDPSLVTRKRKVGVLLDILQRTGHKGYVAFLESLELYYPQLYRKVTGKEPTRVFSVIIDASGESGLTQLLMSEVMKLQRKVQELTALLGSRDDLAEELRVKDSLLRKLQERVQRLKEACEAGSRELQRCKDENYDLALRLARQSEERDAALTGHRGLLLEIDRLKHSLMRAEDDCRVERKHTLKLRHAMELRPSQELLWELQQEKALLQARVQGLEASVQEGKADPGRPHVQVPEEDWQRVQRDLQQQAATIFSLRKDLRQAEALRTRSAEEKETLELQCLALRRDSKMYKDRIEAILQQMEEVAIERDQATLMREELHAQHARSLQDKDALRKQVRELSEKVDELQLQLFQREGQLLAVEGKLRRRQLDALILSSDLEDSSPRNSQEVSMTAGQARAGFTGRSGPQPTPDHSPVREALGAWLCTACPLLRAHLGSIGPSLRGWHRGTVVGTATRGGQHGPSGPLPAGRRSDRPMSLGKFLLPQDLEDTQLSDKGSLAIGESPEQPSVALQEEQLSLTPEDAGLNGREPPEKEKGRRRLKESFENYRRKRALRKMQLGARQGEADGENTTGSDNTDTEGA, from the exons ATGCAAG ccatgtCCGACTATGAGAACGAGGACGCATGCTGGAGCGCCCTGGAGGGCTTCCGGGTGAAGCTCATCTCTGCCATCGACCCCGCCCGCGTGACGCCCTACCTGCGCCAGTGCAACGTGCTGAGCCCCGACGACGAGGAGCAGGTGCTCAGCGACCCCAGCCTGGTCACCCGCAAGCGGAAAGTGG GAGTGCTCCTGGACATCCTGCAGCGGACGGGCCACAAGGGCTACGTGGCCTTCCTCGAGAGCCTGGAGCTGTACTACCCGCAGCTCTACAGGAAAGTCACGGGCAAGGAGCCCACCCGCGTCTTCTCCGTGATCATCG ACGCCTCTGGCGAGTCAGGCCTGACGCAGCTGCTAATGAGCGAGGTGATGAAGCTGCAGAGGAAGGTGCAGGAGCTGACGGCGCTGCTGGGCTCCAGAGACGACCTCGCCGAGGAGCTGCGCGTGAAGGACAGCCTGCTGCGCAAGCTCCAGGAGCGTGTGCAGCGGCTCAAGGAGGCCTGCGAGGCGGGCAGCCGCGAGCTCCAGCGCTGCAAGGACGAGAACTACGACCTGGCCCTGCGCCTGGCCCGCCAGAGCGAGGAGCGCGACGCGGCCCTCACGGGGCACCGCGGGCTGCTGCTGGAG ATCGACCGGCTGAAGCACAGCCTCATGAGGGCGGAAGACGACTGCAGGGTTGAGCGCAAGCACACGCTGAAGCTCAGGCATGCCATGGAGCTGCGGCCCAGCCAGGAGCTGCTCTGGGAGCTGCAGCAGGAGAAGGCGCTGCTGCAGGCGCGCGTGCAGGGCCTGGAGGCCTCGGTGCAG GAGGGGAAGGCGGACCCGGGCCGCCCCCACGTCCAGGTGCCAGAGGAGGACTGGCAGCGGGTGCAGCGGGACCTGCAGCAGCAGGCCGCCACCATCTTCTCCCTGCGCAAGGACCTGCGCCAGGCCGAGGCCCTACGCACCCGG AGCGCGGAGGAGAAGGAGACGTTGGAGCTGCAGTGCCTGGCCCTGCGGAGGGACTCCAAGATGTACAAGGACCGCATCGAGGCCATCCTGCAGCAgatggaggaggtcgccattgaAAGGGACCAG GCCACCCTGATGCGGGAGGAGCTGCACGCGCAGCATGCACGCAGCCTGCAGGACAAGGACGCGCTGCGGAAACAGGTCCGCGAGCTGAGTGAGAAGGTGGACGAGCTCCAGCTGCAGCTGTTCCAGCGCGAGGGCCAGCTGCTGGCCGTGGAGGGCAAGCTCCGGCGGCGGCAGCTAGACGCGCTCATCCTG AGCTCTGATCTAGAGGACAGCTCACCCAGGAATTCCCAGGAGGTGAGCATGACTGCAGGTCAGGCCCGCGCGGGCTTCACCGGACGCTCTGGGCCACAGCCTACGCCAGACCACAGTCCCGTACGCGAAGCTCTGGGAGCTTGGCTGTGCACTGCCTGCCCTCTGCTCCGTGCCCACCTAGGCAGCATAGGTCCCTCCCTGAGAGGCTGGCACCGGGGGACGGTGGTGGGGACCGCAACCCGGGGTGGGCAGCATGGACCATCAGGCCCGCTCCCGGCAGGGCGGCGGTCTGATCGCCCCATGTCTCTTGGGAAGTTCTTGCTCCCTCAGGATCTGGAGGATACCCAGCTCTCAGACAAAG GCAGCCTGGCCATCGGGGAGAGCCCGGAGCAGCCGTCTGTGGCTCTGCAGGAGGAACAGCTATCACTGACCCCAGAG GACGCAGGACTGAACGGCCGGGAGCccccagagaaggagaagggccgGCGGCGCCTCAAGGAGAGCTTCGAGAACTACCGCAG
- the CARD9 gene encoding caspase recruitment domain-containing protein 9 — protein sequence MSDYENEDACWSALEGFRVKLISAIDPARVTPYLRQCNVLSPDDEEQVLSDPSLVTRKRKVGVLLDILQRTGHKGYVAFLESLELYYPQLYRKVTGKEPTRVFSVIIDASGESGLTQLLMSEVMKLQRKVQELTALLGSRDDLAEELRVKDSLLRKLQERVQRLKEACEAGSRELQRCKDENYDLALRLARQSEERDAALTGHRGLLLEIDRLKHSLMRAEDDCRVERKHTLKLRHAMELRPSQELLWELQQEKALLQARVQGLEASVQEGKADPGRPHVQVPEEDWQRVQRDLQQQAATIFSLRKDLRQAEALRTRSAEEKETLELQCLALRRDSKMYKDRIEAILQQMEEVAIERDQATLMREELHAQHARSLQDKDALRKQVRELSEKVDELQLQLFQREGQLLAVEGKLRRRQLDALILSSDLEDSSPRNSQEFLLPQDLEDTQLSDKGSLAIGESPEQPSVALQEEQLSLTPEDAGLNGREPPEKEKGRRRLKESFENYRRKRALRKMQLGARQGEADGENTTGSDNTDTEGA from the exons atgtCCGACTATGAGAACGAGGACGCATGCTGGAGCGCCCTGGAGGGCTTCCGGGTGAAGCTCATCTCTGCCATCGACCCCGCCCGCGTGACGCCCTACCTGCGCCAGTGCAACGTGCTGAGCCCCGACGACGAGGAGCAGGTGCTCAGCGACCCCAGCCTGGTCACCCGCAAGCGGAAAGTGG GAGTGCTCCTGGACATCCTGCAGCGGACGGGCCACAAGGGCTACGTGGCCTTCCTCGAGAGCCTGGAGCTGTACTACCCGCAGCTCTACAGGAAAGTCACGGGCAAGGAGCCCACCCGCGTCTTCTCCGTGATCATCG ACGCCTCTGGCGAGTCAGGCCTGACGCAGCTGCTAATGAGCGAGGTGATGAAGCTGCAGAGGAAGGTGCAGGAGCTGACGGCGCTGCTGGGCTCCAGAGACGACCTCGCCGAGGAGCTGCGCGTGAAGGACAGCCTGCTGCGCAAGCTCCAGGAGCGTGTGCAGCGGCTCAAGGAGGCCTGCGAGGCGGGCAGCCGCGAGCTCCAGCGCTGCAAGGACGAGAACTACGACCTGGCCCTGCGCCTGGCCCGCCAGAGCGAGGAGCGCGACGCGGCCCTCACGGGGCACCGCGGGCTGCTGCTGGAG ATCGACCGGCTGAAGCACAGCCTCATGAGGGCGGAAGACGACTGCAGGGTTGAGCGCAAGCACACGCTGAAGCTCAGGCATGCCATGGAGCTGCGGCCCAGCCAGGAGCTGCTCTGGGAGCTGCAGCAGGAGAAGGCGCTGCTGCAGGCGCGCGTGCAGGGCCTGGAGGCCTCGGTGCAG GAGGGGAAGGCGGACCCGGGCCGCCCCCACGTCCAGGTGCCAGAGGAGGACTGGCAGCGGGTGCAGCGGGACCTGCAGCAGCAGGCCGCCACCATCTTCTCCCTGCGCAAGGACCTGCGCCAGGCCGAGGCCCTACGCACCCGG AGCGCGGAGGAGAAGGAGACGTTGGAGCTGCAGTGCCTGGCCCTGCGGAGGGACTCCAAGATGTACAAGGACCGCATCGAGGCCATCCTGCAGCAgatggaggaggtcgccattgaAAGGGACCAG GCCACCCTGATGCGGGAGGAGCTGCACGCGCAGCATGCACGCAGCCTGCAGGACAAGGACGCGCTGCGGAAACAGGTCCGCGAGCTGAGTGAGAAGGTGGACGAGCTCCAGCTGCAGCTGTTCCAGCGCGAGGGCCAGCTGCTGGCCGTGGAGGGCAAGCTCCGGCGGCGGCAGCTAGACGCGCTCATCCTG AGCTCTGATCTAGAGGACAGCTCACCCAGGAATTCCCAGGAG TTCTTGCTCCCTCAGGATCTGGAGGATACCCAGCTCTCAGACAAAG GCAGCCTGGCCATCGGGGAGAGCCCGGAGCAGCCGTCTGTGGCTCTGCAGGAGGAACAGCTATCACTGACCCCAGAG GACGCAGGACTGAACGGCCGGGAGCccccagagaaggagaagggccgGCGGCGCCTCAAGGAGAGCTTCGAGAACTACCGCAG
- the CARD9 gene encoding caspase recruitment domain-containing protein 9 isoform X3, which yields MQAMSDYENEDACWSALEGFRVKLISAIDPARVTPYLRQCNVLSPDDEEQVLSDPSLVTRKRKVGVLLDILQRTGHKGYVAFLESLELYYPQLYRKVTGKEPTRVFSVIIDASGESGLTQLLMSEVMKLQRKVQELTALLGSRDDLAEELRVKDSLLRKLQERVQRLKEACEAGSRELQRCKDENYDLALRLARQSEERDAALTGHRGLLLEIDRLKHSLMRAEDDCRVERKHTLKLRHAMELRPSQELLWELQQEKALLQARVQGLEASVQEGKADPGRPHVQVPEEDWQRVQRDLQQQAATIFSLRKDLRQAEALRTRSAEEKETLELQCLALRRDSKMYKDRIEAILQQMEEVAIERDQATLMREELHAQHARSLQDKDALRKQVRELSEKVDELQLQLFQREGQLLAVEGKLRRRQLDALILPADRPLFCDRRALI from the exons ATGCAAG ccatgtCCGACTATGAGAACGAGGACGCATGCTGGAGCGCCCTGGAGGGCTTCCGGGTGAAGCTCATCTCTGCCATCGACCCCGCCCGCGTGACGCCCTACCTGCGCCAGTGCAACGTGCTGAGCCCCGACGACGAGGAGCAGGTGCTCAGCGACCCCAGCCTGGTCACCCGCAAGCGGAAAGTGG GAGTGCTCCTGGACATCCTGCAGCGGACGGGCCACAAGGGCTACGTGGCCTTCCTCGAGAGCCTGGAGCTGTACTACCCGCAGCTCTACAGGAAAGTCACGGGCAAGGAGCCCACCCGCGTCTTCTCCGTGATCATCG ACGCCTCTGGCGAGTCAGGCCTGACGCAGCTGCTAATGAGCGAGGTGATGAAGCTGCAGAGGAAGGTGCAGGAGCTGACGGCGCTGCTGGGCTCCAGAGACGACCTCGCCGAGGAGCTGCGCGTGAAGGACAGCCTGCTGCGCAAGCTCCAGGAGCGTGTGCAGCGGCTCAAGGAGGCCTGCGAGGCGGGCAGCCGCGAGCTCCAGCGCTGCAAGGACGAGAACTACGACCTGGCCCTGCGCCTGGCCCGCCAGAGCGAGGAGCGCGACGCGGCCCTCACGGGGCACCGCGGGCTGCTGCTGGAG ATCGACCGGCTGAAGCACAGCCTCATGAGGGCGGAAGACGACTGCAGGGTTGAGCGCAAGCACACGCTGAAGCTCAGGCATGCCATGGAGCTGCGGCCCAGCCAGGAGCTGCTCTGGGAGCTGCAGCAGGAGAAGGCGCTGCTGCAGGCGCGCGTGCAGGGCCTGGAGGCCTCGGTGCAG GAGGGGAAGGCGGACCCGGGCCGCCCCCACGTCCAGGTGCCAGAGGAGGACTGGCAGCGGGTGCAGCGGGACCTGCAGCAGCAGGCCGCCACCATCTTCTCCCTGCGCAAGGACCTGCGCCAGGCCGAGGCCCTACGCACCCGG AGCGCGGAGGAGAAGGAGACGTTGGAGCTGCAGTGCCTGGCCCTGCGGAGGGACTCCAAGATGTACAAGGACCGCATCGAGGCCATCCTGCAGCAgatggaggaggtcgccattgaAAGGGACCAG GCCACCCTGATGCGGGAGGAGCTGCACGCGCAGCATGCACGCAGCCTGCAGGACAAGGACGCGCTGCGGAAACAGGTCCGCGAGCTGAGTGAGAAGGTGGACGAGCTCCAGCTGCAGCTGTTCCAGCGCGAGGGCCAGCTGCTGGCCGTGGAGGGCAAGCTCCGGCGGCGGCAGCTAGACGCGCTCATCCTG CCTGCTGACAGACCCCTATTCTGTGACCGCAGAGCTCTGATCTAG